A stretch of the Aphis gossypii isolate Hap1 chromosome 2, ASM2018417v2, whole genome shotgun sequence genome encodes the following:
- the LOC114122928 gene encoding DNA helicase MCM8 isoform X2, producing MSNPNQNKWRGGRHWKKYINKNNQPKNTSNVECNVINVNTNIEHFQDCPFLGWQLYFPNEKYDENSITVKYILACVLFLNTHEQNISIEQLVENKSYLLNVDSLNQDEDFSSTWLHFWDDLTNRPKYTLKCLGLAIHQYALEELNNNIHDDCTKFKNLSMIHPRIINFGPIFHLKNLRADTDGKLILVHGTVIKASSLKFQCLWLGFTCNTCGSIQNVKQPDGIFLKPKQCSNAACRIRSFSICRNSPLTQTINCQTIRVQELQSDDQRESGRVPRTVECELTNDLVYTCIPGDVVTVIGIVKKKSCNSGKQNAQSKESNIFMQYIEVVSVQNNKNQSKGKVTSTAFQFTMKDYYCIQKLHSKPYLFELMVNSICPGIYGHEMVKAGMLLSLFGGSNCTLNQTRGDIHILVIGDPGLGKSQMLQSVCNISPRGVFVCGSTCSSAGLTVSLTREKGIDFSLEAGAVVLADQGVCCIDEFDKMTQDHNTLLEAMEQQTISIAKGGVICSLPCRTTIMAAANPIGGHYDSSKSVLDNLKMSQAMLSRFDLIFLLIDTPNELTDKHLTEHVLNIHTNKVKQTQNINNSEEINSSLKERFSQFSKSSDYISQAELRKYIAYARKYVSSPTLSNEAKEMLQQFFIELRTNNLSYGIPITVRQLESCIRLAQARAKVELREEVTAKDAYEVIELINFSLVKTQCDEFSGFGFKKSIKKTGVRTQSRKLLAELQRHGKKERIFSIDQMKLFSKQLNIATLDFYNIVDLLNNEGIIIKKGNNMYELKV from the coding sequence ATGAGTAAtcctaatcaaaataaatggaGAGGTGGCAGACATtggaaaaagtatataaataaaaataatcaaccaAAAAATACTAGTAACGTTGAATGTAATGTGATTAATGTGAATActaatattgaacattttcaagACTGTCCATTTCTCGGATGGCAGCTATATTTcccaaatgaaaaatatgatgaaaatagcataacagtaaaatatattttggcttgtgttttatttttaaacacacatgaacaaaatatttctattgaacaacttgtagaaaataaatcatacctTTTGAATGTAGACTCTTTAAACCAAGATGAAGATTTCTCCTCGACCTGGTTACATTTTTGGGATGATTTAACGAATCGTCCAAAATACACGTTGAAATGTTTAGGACTTGCTATTCATCAGTATGCATTggaagaattaaataataatattcatgatgACTGtactaaattcaaaaatttatcaatgatTCATCccagaattataaattttggtccaatttttcatttgaaaaatttaagagCTGATACTGATGGAAAACTAATTTTAGTTCACGGGACTGTTATAAAAGCCAGTAGTTTGAAATTTCAATGTTTGTGGTTAGGATTTACGTGCAATACTTGTGGCtcaattcaaaatgttaaacaacctgatggtatatttttaaaaccaaaacaatGTAGTAATGCTGCATGCCGAATTCGTTCATTTTCTATATGTAGAAATTCACCACTTACTCAAACTATTAACTGTCAAACTATTAGAGTTCAAGAATTACAAAGTGATGATCAGAGAGAAAGTGGCCGAGTACCCAGAACTGTTGAATGTGAACTTACAAATGATTTGGTTTATACTTGTATTCCTGGAGACGTTGTTACTGTTATTggtattgtgaaaaaaaaatcatgtaatTCTGGTAAACAAAATGCTCAAAGTAaagaatctaatatttttatgcaatatattGAAGTAGTATctgtacaaaacaataaaaaccagTCTAAAGGAAAAGTTACAAGTACTGCATTTCAATTTACAATGAAAGATTACTACTGTATCCAAAAACTCCATTCAAAACCTTATCTTTTTGAATTAATGGTAAACTCAATATGTCCAGGTATTTATGGTCATGAAATGGTGAAAGCTGGTATGTTGCTCTCCTTGTTCGGTGGGAGTAATTGTACTTTAAATCAAACACGTGgagatattcatattttagtcATTGGTGATCCTGGTCTTGGAAAATCACAAATGCTTCAGTCTGTGTGTAACATTTCACCACGGGGTGTATTTGTTTGTGGAAGTACATGTTCTTCAGCTGGACTAACTGTTAGTCTAACTCGAGAGAAAGGTATTGATTTTTCTTTAGAAGCTGGAGCTGTTGTTTTAGCTGATCAAGGTGTGTGTTGTATTGATGAATTCGATAAAATGACTCAAGATCATAATACATTACTGGAAGCTATGGAACAACAAACAATAAGTATTGCTAAAGGTGGAGTTATTTGTTCTTTACCTTGCCGAACTACTATAATGGCTGCTGCAAATCCAATTGGTGGACACTATGACAGCAGTAAAAGtgtattagataatttaaaaatgagtcAAGCAATGTTATCTCGTTTTGATTTAATCTTTTTACTGATAGATACACCTAATGAGTTGACTGACAAACATCTAACTGAACATGTgcttaatatacatacaaataaggTGAAGCAAAcccagaatattaataattctgaGGAAATAAATAGTTCTTTGAAAGAGCGATTTTCACAATTTAGTAAAAGTAGTGATTATATTTCTCAAGCAGAATTACGTAAATATATAGCATATGCGAGAAAATATGTTTCATCTCCAACTCTGTCAAATGAAGCTAAAGAAATGTTACAGCAGTTTTTTATTGAACTACGTACAAACAATTTAAGCTATGGTATTCCAATAACTGTAAGACAATTAGAGTCCTGTATTAGACTTGCACAAGCGCGTGCTAAAGTAGAACTTCGAGAAGAAGTAACTGCGAAAGATGCGTATGAAGTAATTGAACTGATTAATTTTAGTCTTGTAAAAACTCAGTGTGATGAATTTAGTGGATTTGGattcaaaaaaagtattaaaaaaacaggAGTTCGCACTCAATCAAGGAAACTATTAGCTGAATTACAAAGACATGGTAAAAAAGAACGAATTTTTAGTATAGACCAAATgaagttattttcaaaacagttaaatattGCTACTTTAGATTTCTACAACATAGTGGATTTATTGAACAATGAaggaattataattaaaaaaggaaacaatatgtatgaattaaaagtttaa
- the LOC114122917 gene encoding U4/U6 small nuclear ribonucleoprotein Prp31-like, protein MSLAEELLADLEEDGFDDEPMIIPEETPHELEENALIPKQNDFKNAKIRDLAKLRDSERLMNIMQQIYIFQSRQRKTEDELGPVESDPEYLLIVEANNLIVEMDDEILIIHKFVRDKYSKRFPELESLVVGPLEYVQTVKELGNTLEQSKNNEVLPTFLTQATIMVVSVTASTTQGQLLNENELFEVREACDMAIDLNKLKLKVYEYVESRMTYIAPNLSVIVGASTAAKIMGVAGGLTNLSKMPACNVLLLGSQKKLLSGFSQVNAMPHTGFIFHCSLVQNNPPDLRRKAARLVATKSTLAARVDAAHESLDGHIGMTLKEDIEKKLDKLTEPPPVKFIKPLPKPIDPGRKKRGGKRVRKMKERYAVTELRKQANRMNFADIEDDAYQEDLGYTRGTIGKSGTGRIRHAQVDEKTKVRISKTLQKNLQKQQAWGGATSVKKQVSGTASSVAFTPLQGLEIVNPQAAETKNSAINSARYFSNTASFVNVHNKQ, encoded by the exons ATGTCTCTGGCCGAAGAGTTACTAGCAGATTTAGAAGAGGATGGATTTGATGATGAGCCAATGATCATACCAGAGGAAACTCCTCATGAACTGGAAGAAAATGCTTTGATTCCTAAACaaaatg attttaaaaatgctaaaaTCCGTGATCTCGCTAAATTACGAGATTCAGAGcgtttaatgaatataatgcagcagatatatatatttcagagCAGACAAAGGAAAACAGAAGATGAATTAGGTCCTGTAGAGTCTGATCCTGAATATCTCTTAATCGTGGAGGCAAACAATTTGATTGTAGAAATGGATGatgaaattt taatcatacataaatttgttcgcgataaatattcaaaacgatTTCCAGAATTAGAGTCCTTAGTTGTTGGGCCATTAGAATATGTGCAAACAGTTAAAGAACTAGGCAATACACTTGAACAATCAAAAAACAATGAAGTACTTCCAACATTTCTTACTCAAGCTACTATTATGGTTGTTTCTGTTACTGCTTCAACCACACAagg acaacttttaaatgaaaatgaactTTTTGAAGTTCGTGAAGCTTGTGATATGGCTATTgatcttaataaattaaaattaaaagtttatgagTACGTAGAGAGTAGAATGACATACATAGCTCCTAATCTTTCAGTTATTGTTGGTGCATCAACAGCTGCAAAAATAATgg GTGTAGCCGGAGGGTTgacaaatttatcaaaaatgccagcatgtaatgttttattattaggttctcaaaaaaaacttttatctgGTTTTTCTCAAGTCAATGCAATGCCCCACactggttttatttttcattgctctttagtacaaaataatccacca gattTACGAAGAAAAGCAGCTAGGCTTGTTGCAACAAAAAGTACATTAGCTGCAAGAGTGGATGCTGCACACGAGAGTCTTGATGGACATATAGGAATGACATTAAAAGaagatattgaaaaaaaattggataaaTTAACG gAACCACCtccagttaaatttattaagccCTTACCCAAGCCAATAGATCCAGGCCGAAAGAAGCGAGGTGGTAAAAGAGTACGCAAAATGAAGGAACGTTATGCTGTTACAGAGCTACGTAAACAAGCAAACAGAATGAATTTTGCAGat aTTGAAGATGATGCATATCAAGAAGATTTGGGATATACTCGAGGAACCATTGGAAAATCAGGAACTGGAAGAATTCGTCATGCCCAAGTCGATGAAAAAACGAAAGTGCGAATTTCAAAGActcttcaaaaaaatttacaaaaacagCAAGCATGGGGTGGTGCTACTTCAGTTAAAAAACAAGTATCTGGTACTGCATCTAGTGTGGCCTTCACGCCTCTTCAA gGATTAGAAATAGTGAATCCACAAGCAGCTGAAACTAAAAATTCTGCTATAAATTCAGCTAGATATTTTTCCAACACTGCAAGTTTTGTAAACGttcataataaacaataa
- the LOC114122928 gene encoding DNA helicase MCM8 isoform X1: MSNPNQNKWRGGRHWKKYINKNNQPKNTSNVECNVINVNTNIEHFQDCPFLGWQLYFPNEKYDENSITVKYILACVLFLNTHEQNISIEQLVENKSYLLNVDSLNQDEDFSSTWLHFWDDLTNRPKYTLKCLGLAIHQYALEELNNNIHDDCTKFKNLSMIHPRIINFGPIFHLKNLRADTDGKLILVHGTVIKASSLKFQCLWLGFTCNTCGSIQNVKQPDGIFLKPKQCSNAACRIRSFSICRNSPLTQTINCQTIRVQELQSDDQRESGRVPRTVECELTNDLVYTCIPGDVVTVIGIVKKKSCNSGKQNAQSKESNIFMQYIEVVSVQNNKNQSKGKVTSTAFQFTMKDYYCIQKLHSKPYLFELMVNSICPGIYGHEMVKAGMLLSLFGGSNCTLNQTRGDIHILVIGDPGLGKSQMLQSVCNISPRGVFVCGSTCSSAGLTVSLTREKGIDFSLEAGAVVLADQGVCCIDEFDKMTQDHNTLLEAMEQQTISIAKGGVICSLPCRTTIMAAANPIGGHYDSSKSVLDNLKMSQAMLSRFDLIFLLIDTPNELTDKHLTEHVLNIHTNKVKQTQNINNSEEINSSLKERFSQFSKSSDYISQAELRKYIAYARKYVSSPTLSNEAKEMLQQFFIELRTNNLSYGIPITVRQLESCIRLAQARAKVELREEVTAKDAYEVIELINFSLVKTQCDEFSGFGFKKSIKKTGVRTQSRKLLAELQRHGKKERIFSIDQMKLFSKQLNIATLDFYNIVDLLNNEGIIIKKGNNIWTDLNYVDVKE, from the exons ATGAGTAAtcctaatcaaaataaatggaGAGGTGGCAGACATtggaaaaagtatataaataaaaataatcaaccaAAAAATACTAGTAACGTTGAATGTAATGTGATTAATGTGAATActaatattgaacattttcaagACTGTCCATTTCTCGGATGGCAGCTATATTTcccaaatgaaaaatatgatgaaaatagcataacagtaaaatatattttggcttgtgttttatttttaaacacacatgaacaaaatatttctattgaacaacttgtagaaaataaatcatacctTTTGAATGTAGACTCTTTAAACCAAGATGAAGATTTCTCCTCGACCTGGTTACATTTTTGGGATGATTTAACGAATCGTCCAAAATACACGTTGAAATGTTTAGGACTTGCTATTCATCAGTATGCATTggaagaattaaataataatattcatgatgACTGtactaaattcaaaaatttatcaatgatTCATCccagaattataaattttggtccaatttttcatttgaaaaatttaagagCTGATACTGATGGAAAACTAATTTTAGTTCACGGGACTGTTATAAAAGCCAGTAGTTTGAAATTTCAATGTTTGTGGTTAGGATTTACGTGCAATACTTGTGGCtcaattcaaaatgttaaacaacctgatggtatatttttaaaaccaaaacaatGTAGTAATGCTGCATGCCGAATTCGTTCATTTTCTATATGTAGAAATTCACCACTTACTCAAACTATTAACTGTCAAACTATTAGAGTTCAAGAATTACAAAGTGATGATCAGAGAGAAAGTGGCCGAGTACCCAGAACTGTTGAATGTGAACTTACAAATGATTTGGTTTATACTTGTATTCCTGGAGACGTTGTTACTGTTATTggtattgtgaaaaaaaaatcatgtaatTCTGGTAAACAAAATGCTCAAAGTAaagaatctaatatttttatgcaatatattGAAGTAGTATctgtacaaaacaataaaaaccagTCTAAAGGAAAAGTTACAAGTACTGCATTTCAATTTACAATGAAAGATTACTACTGTATCCAAAAACTCCATTCAAAACCTTATCTTTTTGAATTAATGGTAAACTCAATATGTCCAGGTATTTATGGTCATGAAATGGTGAAAGCTGGTATGTTGCTCTCCTTGTTCGGTGGGAGTAATTGTACTTTAAATCAAACACGTGgagatattcatattttagtcATTGGTGATCCTGGTCTTGGAAAATCACAAATGCTTCAGTCTGTGTGTAACATTTCACCACGGGGTGTATTTGTTTGTGGAAGTACATGTTCTTCAGCTGGACTAACTGTTAGTCTAACTCGAGAGAAAGGTATTGATTTTTCTTTAGAAGCTGGAGCTGTTGTTTTAGCTGATCAAGGTGTGTGTTGTATTGATGAATTCGATAAAATGACTCAAGATCATAATACATTACTGGAAGCTATGGAACAACAAACAATAAGTATTGCTAAAGGTGGAGTTATTTGTTCTTTACCTTGCCGAACTACTATAATGGCTGCTGCAAATCCAATTGGTGGACACTATGACAGCAGTAAAAGtgtattagataatttaaaaatgagtcAAGCAATGTTATCTCGTTTTGATTTAATCTTTTTACTGATAGATACACCTAATGAGTTGACTGACAAACATCTAACTGAACATGTgcttaatatacatacaaataaggTGAAGCAAAcccagaatattaataattctgaGGAAATAAATAGTTCTTTGAAAGAGCGATTTTCACAATTTAGTAAAAGTAGTGATTATATTTCTCAAGCAGAATTACGTAAATATATAGCATATGCGAGAAAATATGTTTCATCTCCAACTCTGTCAAATGAAGCTAAAGAAATGTTACAGCAGTTTTTTATTGAACTACGTACAAACAATTTAAGCTATGGTATTCCAATAACTGTAAGACAATTAGAGTCCTGTATTAGACTTGCACAAGCGCGTGCTAAAGTAGAACTTCGAGAAGAAGTAACTGCGAAAGATGCGTATGAAGTAATTGAACTGATTAATTTTAGTCTTGTAAAAACTCAGTGTGATGAATTTAGTGGATTTGGattcaaaaaaagtattaaaaaaacaggAGTTCGCACTCAATCAAGGAAACTATTAGCTGAATTACAAAGACATGGTAAAAAAGAACGAATTTTTAGTATAGACCAAATgaagttattttcaaaacagttaaatattGCTACTTTAGATTTCTACAACATAGTGGATTTATTGAACAATGAaggaattataattaaaaaaggaaacaatat atgGACAGATCTAAACTATGTGGATGTAAAGGAGTGA
- the LOC114122928 gene encoding alpha-ketoglutarate-dependent dioxygenase alkB homolog 4 isoform X3, which translates to MDRSKLCGCKGVRTCFTCEKEFNLTPTVNSEDLKKLSSASYCSYCNLLWSGWNADEYKNHPNHTGTSYYLDGIFIEHEFISEEEETMLMKNLDVMPWDVSQSGRRKQNFGPKCNFKKRRLSMGNFNGFPLSTKFVQDRFDTIPIMKDYFTIEQCSLEYRPEIGASIDPHVDDCWIWGERIVTLSLQSDTVLTLTPHKIKYSNQYNIDYIPNGKYLPIPVNSVNYPIDVVRILMPRRSLLVLYGKPRYLWEHCILREDIHERRVCIAYREFTLPYLNGGEKYTESCDILEKAKCFW; encoded by the exons atgGACAGATCTAAACTATGTGGATGTAAAGGAGTGAGAACTTGTTTTACATGTGAAAAAGAATTCAATTTAACTCCTACTGTTAATTCTGAAGATTTAAAA aaattatcaaGTGCATCTTACTGTTCGTACTGCAATTTATTATGGAGTGGTTGGAATGcagatgaatataaaaatcatccaAATCATACtggtacatcatattatttagatgGCATTTTCATTGAACATGAATTTATCTCAGAAGAAGAAGAAACAATgcttatgaaaaatttagaTGTTATGCCTTGGGATGTATCACAAAGCGGTCGTAGAaaacaa AACTTTGGACCAAAGTGTAACTTTAAAAAACGTCGTTTATCAATGGGAAATTTCAACGGTTTTCCATTATCCACAAAGTTTGTTCAAGATCGTTTTGATACAATTCCAATTATGAAggattattttacaatagaaCAGTGTTCATTGGAATACAGACCAGAAATAGGTGCATCAATTGATCCTCATGTAGATGATTGCTGGATTTGGGGTGAAAGAATTGTAACATTAAGCTTACAATCTGATACTGTACTTACTTTAACTCCacacaaaatcaaatatagtaatcagtataatatagactatatacCTAATGGCAAATATTTGCCTATTCCAGTAAATAGTGTTAATTATCCAATTGACGTTGTGCGAATATTAATGCCTAGAAGATCACTTTTAGTTTTGTATGGAAAACCTAGATATCTATGGGAACATTGTATACTCAGAGAAGATATTCATGAAAGAAGAGTATGTATTGCTTATAGAGAATTTACTCTGCCTTATTTAAATGGCGGAGAAAAATATACTGAGAGCTGTGATATATTGGAAAAAGCTAAatgtttttggtaa
- the LOC114122954 gene encoding CD63 antigen-like — protein sequence MLNKASLAIKYLLFVFNLIIFLSGILLLFVGLSIRNVYIQYEQFLTEHYFTVPSILIIVGFTVLTVSFFGCCGTLKENNCMMITFGFLLASCFIMEIVGGLAGFILLEKTHSVVTSKLHETMMFYNKTTHITHIWDGLQTSLHCCGAEKLDDWYPILEDKLPMSCCESYDGEIDHQNCTASEPTVYRQPCYVSLSKIVKENASTLSGVTIGIAFLQLVGIMLSCSLSKSIQKSYKQV from the exons ATGTTGAATAAAGCGTCATtggcaattaaatatttgttatttgtcttcaatttgataatattt ttgagtggaattttacttttatttgttGGATTATCTATTCGCAACGTTTACATTcaatatgaacaatttttaacagaGCACTATTTTACTGTGCCGTCTATATTGATTATCGTGGGTTTCACAGTTCTAACGGTATCATTTTTTGGATGCTGTGGCACATTAAAGGAAAACAATTGTATGATGATTACC TTCGGATTTCTTTTAGCATCGTGCTTTATAATGGAAATCGTAGGCGGTTTAGctggatttatattattagaaaaaactcATTCTGTAGTGACTTCAAAACTACACGAAACTATgatgttttataacaaaacaactCACATAACACATATATGGGACGGACTTCAAACATCT ttacattGTTGTGGAGCTGAGAAGTTAGATGACTGGTATCCCATACTTGAAGACAAATTACCTATGTCTTGTTGTGAATCATATGACGGAGAAATAGATCATCAAAATTGTACAGCATCTGAACCAACTGTTTATCGACAACCATGTTATGTGtcattatcaaaaattgtaaaagaaaATGCCAGTACGTTGAGTGGTGTTACAATAGGAATAGCGTTTTTGCAG ttggTGGGTATAATGCTGTCATGTTCATTATCAAAGTCTattcaaaaaagttataaacaaGTTTGA